In Dysidea avara chromosome 3, odDysAvar1.4, whole genome shotgun sequence, a single window of DNA contains:
- the LOC136249300 gene encoding NFU1 iron-sulfur cluster scaffold homolog, mitochondrial-like has product MFKMALRKAVVDGYKICWRREYSRLWRSTVCESVRYFSQARTASNGIKFATRTNLLRNTAQLPAPGIVLRRTMFIQTQDTPNPNSLKFIPGVPVLESGTMNYSHAMSAHNSLLARNLFRIEGVKSVFFAADFITITKVDEEADWQVVKPQVYAAIMDFFSTGLPVVTDEQPAPDTEEEDSETVAMIKELLDTRIRPTVQEDGGDIVFVGFDDGYVKLKLQGACTSCPSSIGTLKMGVENMLQFYIPEVKGVEQVEDELDPVNLEALQKLEDQLNSDAKK; this is encoded by the exons ATGTTTAAAATGGCGCTACGGAAGGCAGTTGTAGATGGTTACAAGATTTGTTGGAGGCGTGAATACTCGCGTTTGTGGAGGTCAACAGTATGTGAGTCGGTCAGGTACTTTTCACAAGCCCGAACAGCATCAAACGGCATAAAGTTTGCCACAAGAACCAACTTGTTGCGGAATACAGCTCAGTTACCGGCCCCTGGAATAGTCCTCCGCCGTACAATGTTCATACAAACACAGGACACACCTAATCCTAACAGTCTGAAGTTTATACCAGGCGTACCAGTATTGGAATCTGGGACAATGAATTACTCCCATGCCATGTCTGCCCATAACAGTTTGTTAGCACGGAATTTGTTCAGAATAGAAGGCGTAAAGAGTGTTTTCTTCGCAGCTGATTTTATAACAATAACTAAAGTCGATGAAGAGGCTGATTGGCAGGTCGTGAAGCCACAAGTATATGCTGCTATTATGGACTTTTTCTCCACTGGATTACCAGTAGTGACCGATGAGCAACCTGCTCCAGAtactg AAGAGGAGGACAGCGAGACTGTGGCTATGATCAAGGAGCTACTTGACACTCGGATAAGACCCACTGTACAAGAAGATGGAGGAGACATTGTGTTTGTTGGCTTTGACGATGGCTACGTCAAACTAAAACTACAA GGAGCTTGTACTAGCTGCCCAAGTTCTATTGGCACTCTAAAAATGGGAGTGGAGAATATGCTGCAGTTCTATATCCCTGAGGTGAAGGGTGTAGAGCAGGTAGAAGATGAACTGGATCCTGTTAATCTAGAAGCTCTACAGAAACTGGAGGATCAGTTGAACTCTGATGCTAAGAAATAG